The genomic interval TGTCCAGTTGCAGTAACCTGTCGGCAGCGGCAGCAGCCCTGGGGTCGTGCGTCACCATGATGACTGTTTTGCCGTGCTCGTTCACCAGTTCCCGGAGGAGCCCGAGAATCTGAGTGGCCGATTCCCGGTCCAGGTCCCCAGTCGGTTCATCTGCCACGATCAAAGACGGGTTGGCCACAATCGCCCTGGCAATGGCTACCCTCTGTTCCTGGCCGCCTGACAGTTCGGCAGGAGTATGCTGGGCACGATCAGTGAGGCCCACCAGTTCCAGCGCGGTCAGCACTCGCGCCCGCCGCTCTTGGCGGGAGAGCGATGACAGAAGCAACGGCAGTTCCACATTCTCGAAGGCCGAGAGAATCGGCACCAAATGATACAGCTGGAAGATGTAGCCAACATTCTCCGCCCGCCAGCGGGTGAGTTTTCCCCGTGACATGCCAGCAATGTTGCTGCCGCCAATGTCGAGACTTCCTGAAGTCGGACTGTCAATGCCTGCAATGAGATTTAGAAGGGTTGTCTTACCGCTCCCGGAAGGCCCCATGAGTGCTAAAAAGCTCCCTTGGCCCACATCCAGATTGAGGTCTTTTAACGGTGTAACCACCGTTGTCCCTTTATGGTACACCTTGCTAAGCCCCCGGCAGCGGATGAATGGTAGTGAATCAGGCATGGCTAGTCTTGGAGGTAGGAAGGTTTGACACGGCCACCCTCTTTGAGTCCTTCATATGGCGGGAAAATGACGAGTTCCCCCGGCAAAACTCCAGAGACAATGGCGCGGTAGTCTTCTCTGATGACCGACCCCAGAGACACAGCACGCTTTGATGCGGTGACTCCATCCATCCCGACGACCCAAAGGATGGCCTTGGCATCCTCTTCGGAGGTAATCGCGGCTATTGGCACCATAACGGCACGGGTGCTGTCTGCGCTTGAGGCAGAAGCAGCAGCAGTTTCGGAGTCGGATGCTGGCGTGCCAGAGGCTTCAAGGAATTTGACGCGGCAAAGCATTTCCGGCCGTAGCCGGGGATCTGGATCAACGACCCGCACCTTGGCTTGCAGCGTATTCCTTTGAAGGTTTGCCGATCCCACGATTTTCGTCACGACTCCTCGAAACTCAATGTTTGGAAGGAAGTCGGATGTGATGACCGTCTCCTGTCCCAAAGTGATCCCTCTTGCATCGGCCAAGGGCACATCCACTCGGGCTTGAAGTTTATCTTTTTCGAATAGTGCCGCGATGGTGGCCGAAAGGTGGTTGTCCCCGCCAAACATCTTTTTCTGCCCGGGTGCGGCGTGCAATTCCAGGATGACGCCATCCACCGGAGACAGAATGCGAGTGCGGGACAAGGCCAGTTCCATCTTTTCCACCTCGACCTTGGCGGTTCCGCTGTCCGCCTCTAAGACCACCAATTGCGCACGTGAGGCGCTGACCTTGGCCAGTGCTGCTGCATGCTGGGATTTCTGTGCTGCGACTGCGGCAAGCTGCCCCTCCACCCCAAAACGTGCCTGTGCACGTTCCTGGGCTGAAATGGAACCATCTTGAGTGCGATCAACGCGGCTTAGCTTGTCCTGTTCCTGAGCCAGCTTCGCTTCGGCTGCTGCGATGAGGTCTTCCATGGCAGACGCGTCTGCCTCTGCGACTGAGACCATCACCTTTTGCAGGTCATATTCAGCGACGGCCCGCTCGTATTTTCTTTCAGCGGCAGCCAGAGCTATTTCCGCGTCATCAGGAACCAGTTCGGCCAATAGCTGGCCCTTCTTCACCTCCTGGCCTTCTTGAACATGCACCGCCAGGAGGGTGCCATCCGTCAGGGCGGATGCGTAGATCGGCCGGGGATCAGGTTCAATCCACCCCCCCGCCTGAAAAAGCAACTTGCCACTCTCCCCGCTGGCAGGAAGACCTGCGGTAGCGGCAGGTGCTGCTGCCGTTTCAACATCTGGCAAAAGAATGGCTACCGCAACGTTCACCGGCGTGGCAGGCAAAAGCCTGTCCCGAAGGACAACGGCGAAGAGCGATCCAAGCGCGAGAATGAGGAAAGCGGGGAATGTCCAGGCGGGCAGTTGTAACAGCCTTTGGTAGAAGGCACGTCGAGGCAATAAAGGAGGTTCCCCGAGAGGTGGGGAACCCGAATAAAGGGTGGATAGGGACACAAGTTTACAGGTTCAATTGAGCAAGACAAACAGGCACGAACCTCCCGAAAGGAGGATCGCCTTAATAGCTGCTCAAAGCTTCAAACTTGAAGCGAACCGAAGAGATATCTTCGTGAAATCCCAGTCAGGGATAGGCTCTCGGGCCTTGCATCCCGGTGGGTACCGAGATTCCACGGGGCCTCAGGAGGCACCATGAGCGTTAGCACAGCAGACAGAAGAGGAGGCGCTTTGATTTCAACCTTGCCGCTGGCAGCGGAGAGATTGACGCCGCCTTTGGAAACAATGACAAAACATCCGTCCCGGCAATCATAACTGGGAAAGGGGCTGATCTCATTCCCAATGGCCTCCGAGACGGTGATGCTTGTTTCTTCGCAGTCATCGCAGCAAGTCTCTGGACCCGCCCCCTGAAATAAAGATCCCGTGCATTGGCAGCGCACAATCACAGCTCCATGCATCGCGCATGAAATCGCCATGAAGATAAGCATGATGGATGCTACTGCCCGCCGGATCATTTTCCATTCTACCTCCGTTTACCTCAGTCTGCAAGGGGCCGATCAAAGGCAAAGGATAGAGAGGACAAAGACTTCATTTTCATCTGCCGGGTCTGCCTGCCAAGGCACTCAGCGCAACCGTCCCACTCAAAATCTAATAGCATGCCCATCCAGCCCGTTGCAGCGGTATGAAACGCACCCTGCTTCCGCTGCTGGCTACCCTGGGGAGCATCCTCCATGCAGAGCCAATATCCGAGCCGGTGCTCCAAGCCGCAGCCGCCCGGATTGACGCCGCCTTCATGGAGCGGCGTGAGGAGGAAAAAAAGCTCGCCGAATCCCGCGGACTGATGGCGGAGATGCCGCCCAGAGCCAGCGACCTCGTTTTCCTCCGCCGGGCCTGCATGGATCTCGCCGGCAGGCTGCCTGCGCCGGAGGAGATCCGGCAGTTCATCGCAGACCCATCGGAAAACAAACGGGCGCATCTGGTGGACCAGCTGCTCGCCGAGCCTGGTGCCAACGAAGTCCGCTTCCGTTCACTCGCTGAGGCTCTGCGAATCAAAGACGACATCGGTCAGCAATCCCAGGCACCGTTTATCCGCTGGCTGCGGCAGGAGATCGCCAAGGACACACCCTATGACCAGCTCATCGCCACCATGCTCCGGTCCGACGGGAGCGGGGATCTGGCCACAGATCCCGCCGCCGGCATGCTCCAGCGTGATGAAGGGGACATGCTGCACACGAGCTCCGAGCTGGCCCGCGCCCTCCTCGGTGCCGACCTCCACTGTGCTCAATGCCATAACCATCCCTTTGCAGATTTCACCCAAAAGCAGAGCTACGAATTCGCCGCCTGTTTTGTGCCTGAAGGCGCTCCCCCGGTGACCCTCCCGCGCCCCTACTATTACCGGGATGGCAAGCCCGGCCAGGCAGTTGACCCGAAGTTCCTTCCCCTGGATCAAATTAAAGCGGACGATCCTCGCAGCGCCTTCCAGGCCGGCCCCCACCCCGGCAGCAACAGGCGGAACCAGCTCGCACTGTGGTTCAACGGGCCTAACAACAAGCGTTTTTCAGAGATGTCCGCCTTGCGTCTCTGGCAGAGGCTTTCCGGCTTCATGCCAGGCACCGCACGTCAGACCGAAGGCGCTGCCGAAAAGGAAACCTGGCACGATGTCATCAGCCGCCGGGGATGCGATACCCCGCCATCTTGGAATACCCTCACCCACTCCGGATTCTTTGATCTGTCCAAAAACCGCGATGCCCGCATCCTGCAGACCCTGGGTGAAGAATTTATCCACAGCGGCTCCCGCCAGCGTGAGTTTCTGCGCATCCTGGCCCGCACGGAGGCCTATCAGCGCGAGTCCGTCAGCCGCGCCCACATGTTTCATTTTGTGGTTCCTGCCTCCCCGCGCCTGCGCCGCATACCGCCACACATCACTTGGGATGCCTGGGCCACCTGGCTGCCAGCAGCCGATGCAGATGCCCAAACCAGCACCGCTCTCCCTCAAGTGCCGCCTCCTGCGCATCCGCTTCGTTTGTTAGGCCAGGGCACCCGCGAGTGGGCGGATGAAACCGCGCCCGTCATCTCCCACGGCCTGGCCCGGTTCATGATGGCCAGCCCGCTGATCACCCGTGTATCTGCCTCGGAAAAGCTGGTCCTGTCCGGTGCCAAACCTGTGCAACAGGTCGAGCATCTCTTCCTCACCACCCTCGGCCGCTTCCCTGAAGAGCGGGAGCAAACCGTTGCCCTCGCCCACCTGGCCGCGCACCCGGAGTCAGGCACCCAGGACATTGCCTGGGCGCTCCTGAACACCAGTGAATTTCTCTTCCTGCCTTAACGCAGGCAGCCTCGCTTCAAGCCTGCTTCACTCCCACTCGATGCTCGCCGGCGGTTTGGTACTGATATCATACAGCACCCGGTTCACCCCTTTGACGCTGTTTAAAATCTTGTTAGACGTGTTGCGCAGCACCTCATACGGCAGCTCCACCCAGTCTGCCGTCATGGCATCCTCACTGATGACAGCGCGAAGAGAAATGGCCTGCTCATAGCTGCGCTCATCCCCCTTGACCCCCACCGTCTTCACCGGCAGCAGAGCCGCGTAGGCCTGCCACACATGCTGGTACCAGCCGCTGCGGTGCAGCTCGGCGATGAAGATGGCATCCGCCTGCTGGGTGGACAGAATGCGCTCCGGCGTGATCTCACCCGGGATGCGCACCGCCAGGCCAGGCCCTGGAAACGGGTGCCGCCAAAGCGCCCGGTGCGGGATGCCCAGGCTCGCGCCCAATGCACGCACCTCATCCTTGAAAAGCTCCGCCAGCGGCTCCAGCACCTTGCCCTGCGCCTTCAGCTCCATGATCCGGTTCACCCGGTTATGATGCGTTTTGATCACGCTCGCGATGGAGCCGCTCGTCGCGCTCTCGATCACATCCGGATAGAGCGTGCCCTGCGCCAGCAGCTCCACATCATCCGCCAGCTTCCAAAATTCCTCCACAAACAGCGTCCCGATTATGCGGCGCTTCTGCTCCGGATCTGTGATGCCCTTCAACGCGCCCAAGAAAGTCTCGCTCGCATCAATCTGCTCAATGGGCACGCCCACCTCCTCAAACAGCACCTTCACTTCCGCCGCTTCATTCAGCCGCATCAGGCCGGTATCAATGAAGATACAGCGCACCTTCACTCCGGCGCGTGCCAGCAGCACCGCCAGCACCGTGCTGTCCACCCCGCCGGATACCCCGCAGATCACCTCGCGGTCGCCCACCTCGGTCTTGATCTGCTCGATCATCTGGTCCTTGAACTCCAGGATGTCAAACTTGGCCAAATTCGCGCCGCTTTCCGTGAGGAAGTTTTTCAGGATCGCCGTACCCTCATGGGAATGCGTCACCTCCGGGTGGAACTGGATGCCCCAGCAGCGTTCGCTCCATTTTAGAGCCACCGGCACCGCATCCTCATTCGTCGCGATCACCTGCGTCGTGCTGGCTAGGTTCGCGCAGGTATCACTGTGGCTCATCCACACCTGGGACTCATGGGAGATGCCTTTGAAAAGATCCGCATGCTCCGTCACTACCAGCTTCGCAGGTCCATACTCACGCGTGACACCCGGCTTCACCGTGCCGCCATGCTTGATGTTCAGCAGCTGCATGCCGTAGCACACGCCCAGCACCGGCACCCCAAATGACAGCAGCTTTTCAAAATCCACATCCGGCGCATCCGCCTCCGACGTGCTGCGCGGTCCGCCGGAAAGAATGATGGCCCCAGGGTTCTGCAGGTTGGCCAGCTCAGCAGGCGGATAGAGGTGGGAAACAAAACCCAGCTCCCGCACCCGGCGGACAATGAGCTGGCTGTACTGGGAACCGTAATCAAGTACGGCAACTTCGTGATCGGTCATGGAAATGTGAAAACAGCGATGAAATGAAAGTCAAAACGGAGAGGCGCAAACCGCACTCCTCTCATCAAAAAAGGCAGGTCAGGAGGGCTCGTAATTCACCGGCTCCTCCGTGATGACGACATCGTGCGGATGGCTTTCCTTCAGGCCACCGGCGGTGATGCGGACAAAGCGCGCCTTGGCCCGCAGCTCGTCCAGATTGTCAGCCCCCACATAGCCCATGCCGGAGCGCAAGCCGCC from Prosthecobacter sp. SYSU 5D2 carries:
- the guaA gene encoding glutamine-hydrolyzing GMP synthase; this encodes MTDHEVAVLDYGSQYSQLIVRRVRELGFVSHLYPPAELANLQNPGAIILSGGPRSTSEADAPDVDFEKLLSFGVPVLGVCYGMQLLNIKHGGTVKPGVTREYGPAKLVVTEHADLFKGISHESQVWMSHSDTCANLASTTQVIATNEDAVPVALKWSERCWGIQFHPEVTHSHEGTAILKNFLTESGANLAKFDILEFKDQMIEQIKTEVGDREVICGVSGGVDSTVLAVLLARAGVKVRCIFIDTGLMRLNEAAEVKVLFEEVGVPIEQIDASETFLGALKGITDPEQKRRIIGTLFVEEFWKLADDVELLAQGTLYPDVIESATSGSIASVIKTHHNRVNRIMELKAQGKVLEPLAELFKDEVRALGASLGIPHRALWRHPFPGPGLAVRIPGEITPERILSTQQADAIFIAELHRSGWYQHVWQAYAALLPVKTVGVKGDERSYEQAISLRAVISEDAMTADWVELPYEVLRNTSNKILNSVKGVNRVLYDISTKPPASIEWE
- a CDS encoding DUF1549 domain-containing protein; the encoded protein is MKRTLLPLLATLGSILHAEPISEPVLQAAAARIDAAFMERREEEKKLAESRGLMAEMPPRASDLVFLRRACMDLAGRLPAPEEIRQFIADPSENKRAHLVDQLLAEPGANEVRFRSLAEALRIKDDIGQQSQAPFIRWLRQEIAKDTPYDQLIATMLRSDGSGDLATDPAAGMLQRDEGDMLHTSSELARALLGADLHCAQCHNHPFADFTQKQSYEFAACFVPEGAPPVTLPRPYYYRDGKPGQAVDPKFLPLDQIKADDPRSAFQAGPHPGSNRRNQLALWFNGPNNKRFSEMSALRLWQRLSGFMPGTARQTEGAAEKETWHDVISRRGCDTPPSWNTLTHSGFFDLSKNRDARILQTLGEEFIHSGSRQREFLRILARTEAYQRESVSRAHMFHFVVPASPRLRRIPPHITWDAWATWLPAADADAQTSTALPQVPPPAHPLRLLGQGTREWADETAPVISHGLARFMMASPLITRVSASEKLVLSGAKPVQQVEHLFLTTLGRFPEEREQTVALAHLAAHPESGTQDIAWALLNTSEFLFLP
- a CDS encoding efflux RND transporter periplasmic adaptor subunit; protein product: MSLSTLYSGSPPLGEPPLLPRRAFYQRLLQLPAWTFPAFLILALGSLFAVVLRDRLLPATPVNVAVAILLPDVETAAAPAATAGLPASGESGKLLFQAGGWIEPDPRPIYASALTDGTLLAVHVQEGQEVKKGQLLAELVPDDAEIALAAAERKYERAVAEYDLQKVMVSVAEADASAMEDLIAAAEAKLAQEQDKLSRVDRTQDGSISAQERAQARFGVEGQLAAVAAQKSQHAAALAKVSASRAQLVVLEADSGTAKVEVEKMELALSRTRILSPVDGVILELHAAPGQKKMFGGDNHLSATIAALFEKDKLQARVDVPLADARGITLGQETVITSDFLPNIEFRGVVTKIVGSANLQRNTLQAKVRVVDPDPRLRPEMLCRVKFLEASGTPASDSETAAASASSADSTRAVMVPIAAITSEEDAKAILWVVGMDGVTASKRAVSLGSVIREDYRAIVSGVLPGELVIFPPYEGLKEGGRVKPSYLQD
- a CDS encoding ABC transporter ATP-binding protein, with translation MPDSLPFIRCRGLSKVYHKGTTVVTPLKDLNLDVGQGSFLALMGPSGSGKTTLLNLIAGIDSPTSGSLDIGGSNIAGMSRGKLTRWRAENVGYIFQLYHLVPILSAFENVELPLLLSSLSRQERRARVLTALELVGLTDRAQHTPAELSGGQEQRVAIARAIVANPSLIVADEPTGDLDRESATQILGLLRELVNEHGKTVIMVTHDPRAAAAADRLLQLDKGRLIESQPEGFHTP